The window TTCAATACAAAGTAATGTTTCAATAGAAGCAACAATTGCAATGGTAGCTCCTACAATCCATACTTTAAGATTGGTGAAGCCATTAAGATCAGGTGTTGTAATCAGATTTTTAAAATCATCAAGGGTCTGCGGAACCGGCAATGAAACCAAATGCTGAGTCTGAATGGCCAGAGCGCTGCCAGACATCTTGAAAAGCTGGTTCACAAGGATGCTTACCATTACGGCAACCAAAGCGCCTGGAAGCATTTTCATCCTTTTCAGTACGTGGATTTTATCCCATGCAATAAGAATGGCTACAGAAATCAGCGTAATAACGATAGCTCCCGGATGGATCGCTCCCAATAATTCTGTAAAATATCCGAAATTCAGGCCGTTATCAAAGATAGATTCATGCCCTTCATAATCTTTATCAAATCCTAATGCGTGCGGAATTTGTTTTAAGATAATAATAATTCCGATGGCAGCAAGCATTCCCTCAATCACGTTATTCGGGAAATAATTGGAAATACTTCCGGCTCTTACAAATCCTAAAACCAACTGAATAAGTCCTGCAATGATCCCTGCACAAAGGAAAAGCTCAAATGCGCCAAGATCTGTTATTGCGGTTAAAACTATAGCCGTTAAACCCGCAGCGGGTCCGGAAACTGAAATATTTGAATTACTGATTGTTCCTACTACCAGGCCGCCTACAATACCGGCAATAATACCGGATAATGGGGGAGCACCTGATGCTAAAGCAATTCCTAAACACAACGGAAGTGCTACTAAAAATACCACGAGTCCTGAAGGAAAGTTTTCCTTGATTCCTCCTATTAATGATGTCTTTTTCATAATGTGAAGCTGTAAGATATAACCGGCTTATTTGTTTTTTAAATAAGTCAATTATAAAAAATGGAAAAAATTAATTTTAAGTACGTAGCTGTCCGATATCACAGAATGATATGGAAATGGTATCAAAAAAATCTAACTATAGGAGTTACGCTTCCGGAGGGGGAGAAAATATGGTAAGTAGAGGTGAAAGATGAAAAGAATCATCAATCAGTACAAAAGACACACCCTGAACGTCAGGTTCGGAAAACTTCAGATAATCGAATACATCTAAAGGTTTCGGGAGGGTCTTTTCGTAAACAATAAATGAGGATGGGTGAGAATGTGGCTCTTCTTCATTGATTATGATATTCGTTCTCGCAATATCCCAGCCCGCTACCGCAGCTATGCTTGGCAGCGCTGTAAAATTCAGAAAAAACGTTAATACAATAATACTCCAGAATTTCATGTTACATTCTTTTTAGAAAAACTATTTGGTCTTTCTGCTCATTACCCAATCAGAACCTGTAAGGTTATAAATCTTTTGGATGTCTTTCAGGATTTTCTCAAAATCAATCTCCAGATCAATAATTTTACCTGTTCTGAGGTCAAATACCCAGCCGTGTACAATAGGACGCTCTTCAAGGATATACCTTTCCTGTACGCAGGCCATTTTAATAACGTTGATGCACTGCTCCTGAACATTAAGCTCCACAAGTCTGTCATAACGTTGGTTTTCGTCCTGAATAGAATCCAGCTCTGCCTGATGCAGTCTGTAAACATCACGAATATTTCTCAGCCATGGATTTAATAACCCAAGATCCTGAGGAGTCATCGCTGCTTTTACCCCGCCACAGTTGTAATGTCCGCAAACAATAATGTGGTTTACTTTCAGATGTTCTACAGCATATTGTATAACCGCTGTGGAGCTCATATCTAAAGTATTCACAACATTGGCAATGTTTCTGTGAACAAATACTTCTCCAGGTTTTGCCCCCATCAGTTCTTCTGCAGTAGCCCTGCTGTCCGAGCATCCTATGTAAAGGAATTCCGGATGCTGAGTTTTTGCAAGTTCCTGAAAGAAGTTTGGATCTTCAGCTACTTTGGACGCTACCCATTTTTTGTTGTTTTCGAAAATAACCTCGTACGATTGTGACATAATTTTAAATGATTAAAGTTTATAATTATTTATTTCGTTTAAATTATTTTCAAAATCAATAGATCAAATCAATAATCATACAAAAATATACTTTTTGTTAAAGATTCAAACACTTTTAACAAAGTTTAATATTAAAATATGCTTAAAATCATATGTAACATTCCAATATATTGTGTATTGGATATACTAATTTAGCTTCCAGTTAGAGTTAAGCATAAAACCTTAATTTTAACGTATGAAACAAGGGCGAAAAATCTATGATCCGGCTTTTAAAAAACAAGCAGTTCAATTGAGCTATGAGCGATCTAATATTTCGGAACTGGCAAGAGAGCTGGGTATTGAAGTAACGATGCTTTACAAATGGAGAAAAGATTATCAGGAATTCGGAGAAAAGAGTTTTCCTGGGAAGGGTAATCTCAAACAAACTCCAGAGCAGGAAAAAATTCATGAATTAGAAAAAAGACTTAGAGATGCAGAGCTTGAGCGTGATATATTAAAAAAAGCAATCGCCATTTTTTCCAAGAGCGGTCGATGAAATACGAGTTCATTAAGAATCATGAATCTTTATTTCCGATTGAAAAAATGTGCAGTGTTTTAAAAGTAAGCTACAGTAGTTATTATAAATGGAAAGCAAGACCTCTTTCTAATAGAGAGAGACGAAAAAGAGAGATAAAAAAACAAATAACATCTATTTATTTTGCATCAAAGCAACGCTATGGAAGTCCCAGAATTACTGTAGAATTAGACTCATCAGGTTTTAAGACCTCCAGAATAACGGTTGCAAAATATATGAAAGAGCTTGGTTTAAGAAGTAAATTAAGCAGAAAATTTAGAGTAACAACAGATTCAAAACACAATTATTTGATTGCAGAGAACATCCTGAATAGAAACTTTTTGGTTGGCAGTCCATCCCAAGCTTGGGTCTCTGACATCACTTATCTCCAAACCAAAGATGGATTTTTATACCTGACAGCAATTATAGATTTGTTTGATCGAAAAGTAATTGGTTGGAGCTTAAGTACTGGGATGAGTACCACGGAGACAAGTTTAGCTGCCTGGAAAATGGCTGTCAAAAATAGAAAAGCGGACAGTAAATTAATTTTTCACTCAGACAGAGGTGTTCAGTATGCAAGTAAAAAATTCACAAATACTCTTGCTTTTTATGGAGTAAAAAGGAGTATGAGCAGAAAAGGGAATTGTTGGGATAACGCAGTGGCTGAAAGCTTCTTCAAGTCATTGAAAACAGAACTAATTTACGGAAACAAGCTTATCACAAGAGAACAGATGGAACTTGAAATTTTTGAATATATTGAAATATGGTACAATAAAAAAAGAAGGCACAGTACCCTGAATTATCAAACAATAGAAGAATTTAACAATCAAAATAAAATTTACAAAAATGTAGCTTAACTTATACTGGAAATTTTATTTGCATATCCAATTTGTATTTATTTTCTGGGCGGTTAAGGTCAATTTTAAAAATAGCCTTTCTTTTTCGGGTAATCTGCTGAACATCAAATGATGTATTGCCTGAAAAGACTGTCATTCTTTGAGATCAAAAATTCTGTACCGTTTCAAAAAAACTTTGAAAGATAAAATTCATGATGCAAACCTGTTTCTTCCGTTTAGAATTTCGGGTATAACAGAGGATGTCACTATAAAATTGAGGGAGCAGGTAAAGAACTGGAAAAGTAAGAAAGTATATTTTTCATCAAAGATTATTTTTAAATTAATAACAGGCCCGGGTTGTGTTTTTAAGATTAAGCGGTTTTTTCAGAACAAGCTGCATTGAAGAACTGGTGCTGTCCGTATTGTAAAAATATAATATTTTTCACAAAAGACGATGATTGTATCATGATTTCACAATTAAACAATGCATTTTTTGCAAAGGTATATGAAATTACCGATACCTACAAGTAGAAATTTTACTATAAGTACTGGATTTACTACACTTTACGGTTAATATACTCCCTTGTAGCATTGTCTGTAGGAATGATTTTTGCCGGATTTCCTATAACTACAGAATTGGAAGGAACATCAAAGTTGACATAAGAATTAGGAACAATCAATACATTATTTCCGATTGTGATTGCGCCCACAATAACTGCATTGGTGCCTATCCATACTTCATTCCCGATAACAGGTGATCCTTCATTTTTTCCGCGGTTTTGCTGGCCGATCGTTACACCCTGTGCAATATTGCAGTTCTTACCAATGATTGTTTGGGGGTTAATGACAAGGCTTCCCCAGTGTCCCAGGTAAAAGCCTTCTCCAATCTGGGTTTCCGGATAAATCTGAAATCCGTACTTAATCTGATAATGTCTTAAAACAATTCTCCAGAAAGTATTCATGCCCGGTGTCTTCCGGTATTTTTGAGCCATCCTCAGTACATAGACAAAATGAAGATTAGGATTAATGCACTTCTTCCAGATCTGAAATGTAGAAAGCCATTTCCCGCTTTCCCTATAAAAGTCTTTTTGAATGATAGAATAATCAGCCATTGTCAGTGTATTTTATACTTCATCAATTATTTTCTGAAGGTGCTCCACAGATTTCTCCAATACAAACGGAAGTTCTGTTTGGGAGATCTGTTTTTTATACTCTTCAGTGATATTTTTATCTGTAAGAAATTTTTTCATTCCTTCATATATGCCTTCTTCGGAATTCTCGGTAATATTTCCCAGTTTTCCGTCCTGAAGAAGGTCTCTGATCCCGGAAATATCCGTAGCAGAAATAGGTTTGTTAAGAATAAGCGCTTCAGCTATGATTGTAGGGAATCCCTCGTGCCTTGAAGACATAATATAGAAGTCTGCCTTTTTCATATAAGGATAGGGATTGCTGCTAAAGCCAAGCATTTTTGCTGTATCCTGAAGACCCAATGTATGGAGCTGGTTCTGAATAGTATCAAAATCATATCCGTCACCAATGATCAGAAGCTGATGTTTTAGTCCTTCATCAATAAGCTTTTTATGAACATTCAGTAATCTGTCATAGCCTTTCTGGGGATATACAGTTCCTACCGTTACAAAAGTAGGAAGATCATTTTTGAAAGGATAATCATTCACATCAATGTCAGCTTTTCTCAGTGTATCATTCCTATCAATCGGGTTAAAAATCTTAATCACTGAGGCTTTTTCCGCTTCGTTTTTAGCCAGCTTGTGCATTCCTTCCTGAAGCTTATTAGAAATGACAAGAATTTTGTCAAACTTAAAGAATTGTCTGATCACTTCCGGAGTGTACTCTTTTAAATTGAAAATATCATTCTGTACCCAGATGATTTTTTTGGAATCTTTTTGGGGACTGGAGAGTATTTCCTGATGCATGGCATGGATGGCTGCAATCTCTACATCATATTTTTTATTTTTTAAAACAAATTTATAAAGCAGGGAAGGGAACCAAAGAAACATTTTCTGATAAAGAACCCTGTAAGCTTTTACAGGAATGTCCTGAGGCCTGTTGGTAGTGATCATTTCTCCTTTTGTAAGGTAATATAACGTTACCCAGGACGGAACCTCTTTAAGGTACAGTCCGGAATAGAGATTCACCAGAAGGTCAACTTCATACTTGTCAGAAGGAAGATTTTTCAGAAAGTTGATTAATACCTTTTCGGCACCACCATGACGTAAGGAACCTATACGAATGAGGAGTTTCTTCTTTTTCAAATTTGTTTTTTTGTGTGTTTATAATTACAGTGGCAAATTTATTTAATTTTTCTCGCTTTTTTGTATTTATGGGGCAGATTTTCTTTGATGTAAGCATCAAGCTTCTTTCTGTCTTTTTCCAGTTCGCGAGGATATTCCGGATTATTTTTTAATACAATATCTCCGTAATCTTCTATTGTACACAGAAACTGTGCCGGATTTCCTATAAACACCGTATTGGGAGGCATAGACTGGGATAATACAGAATTGGCACCTAAAATACAGTTGTCCCCAATTTGTACATCCTGCATAATAACAGCGTTCAGGCCAATGGTACAGTTGTTTCCGATTTTTATTCTTCCAAGGATTCTTGCATCTTCATATCCGGGAAGTTTCCTAAGAAGGGTTGTTGTTCCGCCATGATTCACAAATCTAACATCTCCGGCAATATTTACATTGTCACCAATTTCGATAAGGTAGGGCTCCGTTCCGAAATATACTTTATCAGGCATATTGAAATTCTTACCTACTTTCATCCCTCTGTATTTTGCTGCTTCAAGACTGCACTTATTCAAAAAAGAATGATAAAGAGCATCTATTTTTAAGAAAATTCTGAATATAAAAATCATCACAAGTGTAAATTTGTTTTCGTTATTTTTGCAAAGAAAATGAATTTATTAATATGATGAAAATTTCAAAAATAGAATATTACCTTCCTCAGCAAGTGCTGACTAATGAGGATCTTGAGAAATTGTTCCCGGAATGGAGTTCCGAACGGATCCAGGAAAAAGTAGGTATTTCCCAACGCCATATATCTTCTGATAATGAAACGGTACTGGATATGGCTGTACAATCTTCGGAAAAGATTTTTGAAAACTATGACCGGAATAAAATTGATTTTATTTTGTTCTGTACTCAAAGTCCCGAATATTTTCTACCTACAACGGCCTGTATTTTGCAGGACAGACTGGGGCTTAGAAAAAATATCGGAGCTATAGATTTTAATCTTGGCTGTTCAGGATTTGTATATGGGCTGGCATTTGCTAAAGGATTGATTTCTGCGGGAATTGCAAAGAGTATTCTCCTGATTACTTCAGAAACCTATAGCAAACATATTCATCCTGATGATAAAGGAAACCGGAGTATATTCGGGGATGCCTCTGCTTCGGCAATTATTGAAAAATCAGAAGGTAATGACTATCAGTTTTGCCTGGGAACAGATGGAAGCGGTGCCGAAAATCTTATGGTAAAGCAGGGAGCCTTCAAAAAAGATTTTGAACTGAACCCGGAACATGAGTTCAGTCCTGAAAATATTTATATGAATGGCCCTGAGATTTTTAATTTTACCATTGAAAATATTCCGGGATTGGTAAAAGAAACCCTGGAGGTAAACGGAATGACGATGGATGATATTGATCATTTTGTATTTCACCAGGCCAATTCTTTTATGCTGAATTATTTAAGAAAGAAAACAAAAATTCCGGCAGAAAAGTTTTATATTGATATGGAAAATACCGGTAATACCGTTTCGGCAACCATTCCTATTGCCCTTAAAAATATGATGGATACAGGGATGCTGAAAGCCGGTGATAAAGTCTTAATGGCCGGATTCGGCGTAGGGTACTCGTGGGGAGCCACTATTATGGAAATATAAAATAACAAACATTATAAAATTATACAATATGAAAACATCCGTTTTTTTAGAAAAACTGCAGGAAGAGCTGGAGGAAGATAACACATTAACTACTGAAACGAATTTAAAAGCCCTGGAAAGCTATGACTCTATCAGCCTGCTTTCCGTTATAGCATTTGTAGATGAAAATTTTAACAAAAAAGTGGATACAAAGCATTTTAAAGATATCGAAACCGTTTCAGACCTGATGAATGTTATAGGAAAAGAAAATTTTGAAGATTAATGGATGCTTTCTCATTAAAAAATAAAATTATTCTCATTACAGGCGCTTCTTCCGGAATCGGGAGAAGCTGTTCTGTAGAATGCAGCAGAAGTGGTGCAGATCTTATTCTCGTGGGAAGAAACCATGATGAACTGATGAAAACTGTCTCTATGCTGAATCCTGAAACAAAAGTGGAAATCATCACGGAAGATATTACCCAATCTGAAAATCTTGAAGCGGTTATTGCCAGAAAGGTTTCGGCTTTAGGTAAAATATCAGGATTTATACACTGTGCCGGTATCGAGAAAACGCTGCCGCTAAAAAAGCACAATCCTCAGCTGTATCAAGATATTTTTGCCGTTAACGTCATTGCCTGACTGGAAATTGCAAAAGTTTTATCTTTAAAGAAATACAAAGAAGAGACGTCCAGCTTTGTATTTATTTCTTCCGTTGCGGGAATGGTAGGAGAGGCGGGAAAAGCCGCTTATTCTGCGAGTAAGGGAGCAGTTATTTCAGGAGCCCGTTCTTTGGCTGTGGAACTTTCCAGAAGCAATATCCGCGTTAACAGTATTAGCCCTGCAATGGTAAATACACCGATTCTGGAAAAGATGTTTGAAGATATTGGTGAAGATGCTTCATCAGAAATCATAAAAAAGCATCCGCTGGGAATAGGTGATCCTAAAGATGTAGCGAATGCCTGTATTTTTTTACTGTCTGATGCTTCAAAATGGGTTACAGGAACCAATCTTGTCATTGACGGAGGGTATTCCGCACAGTAATTATTGTTTGTGCAGTGTTTCTATAATGTTTTCTACCCTGTCAAATATTTTCTTATTGTCAAACTGACTTTCAATATTTCTGAGATTTTCTCTGATATGAAGAACAAGAGCAGGATCTGTAAGGAATGCTTTTATTCCTTTATACATCTCATCTATATCATAGCTGATGAGGTATCCTGTTTCTTTATCTTTGATCATCAGCCCCACATCTCCTACATTGGTGGCCACAATAGGCTTTTGAAGAATTAATGCTTCAGCAATGACCAAAGGCCATGCTTCAGATTCTGACGGAAGAACAAAATAATCCGCTTTTTTGATGTAAGGATAAGGATTCATCTGATTTCCTGCCAGGATGAATGTCTTATCTACATTATTTGCAGCAGCCTGCTCTTTCAGATTTTTCATTTCGCCACCATCCCCTATGACAATAATTGTATGGTGAAAACCGTCATTGATAAGCCTTGTATGCGCTTCAATAAGCTTATGGTATCCTTTTCTTGAATGAAGCCTTCCAATGGAAACAAAAACGGGTCCTTCAGGAAAATGATCAAGCTTTTCTTCTGCCTTGCGCTTAATTTCTTCAATAGGAATTGGATTGATGATCACGCTTTCAGCCGGATAATTCAGATCCGGATAATATTCATGCATCATATCTTTAATCTTATGAGAGCAATACACCATATGATCAAACCGCGGAAAACTCTTTAAAATGTTCGGAACCAAAGGCTGAAACTGAGGAACATTAATTTCAGAATGAAACCACCCGATTTTTTTCGAATGGGTATGCGTAGAGTTCAGAATGGCATCGTAATCCCTGTAATCCATCCCGATTTCGATATCAAAAGTATCATTGATGAGCCGGTCTGCAATAGCGGGGTTGTTTTTCAGTTTTCTCAGCTTCAATCTTCTCTTAACAAGCTGAAGTTTCTGCAAAATAGAATGGGTGGAAAAATCTTCCTTTCCATCCGTAAGATATATTTTTCTGATGTGTTCCGGAAGTTCATTACGTAATTTTCCCTGGTTGAGGGTAAGGCACACCGTCATTTCAAATTTATCCGGGTTGAGGTTGTTGAGAAGGCTCAACAATACTTTTTCTACCCCTCCCATTTCCATAGAGCGATGTCTGAACAAGATTTTTATTTTTTTTTCTGACATTATCCGAAGATTGATTGTAAAGTAATTTTTATTTTTTTCTTAATACGGAAAGGCAGCTGATGCTGATATTGCAGCAGGTCAAAGATCTCACCGGCTTCGGTATAATTCTCAGGAATTTTTTGACCGTTGATAGTGCTGAGGCCTCTCCGCTTCATTGTGTTGAAAATCACCTGAGCAAAATACTCATGGGATTTCTTTTTATTATCATTTTGGGAAATTCCTCCCTGGTGCGTTCTGTACAGGTAATTGGTATCATTAATAAACTGAACTTTCCCTTTTTCATACATTTTAAGATACAGATCCTGATCTTCACCGATTTTTAAATTAGGATTCATTTTTTCAGTCTGCTCATAAACCGATTTTCTGAAAGTTACAAAGTGGGCAATCTGAATCGGGAAATTAAAAAAATAAGGATCACCATTGGGGACCTGCATAGCAGATCTGAACGGAGAAATAGGCTTCAGATTCTCATCACAGGTCATAAACCTGGAATAGGTGAGAACTGTATCTTTTTTAGCCTGAAAGATTTCCATGCATTTTTGAATGGCTGTAGGTGTGATGGCGTCGTCAGGATCCAGAAATCCGCAGATATCTCCTTCTGCCAGCTCGATCAGTTTGCTTTTTGTGACTCCTACCCCGGAATTTTTTTCATTTTCAAAAAACCTGAACCGTTTATCATTTGCAATGATTTCCTGAACCATTTTCTTTTCACTTTCAGAAGAAGCATCATCTAAAATAACAGCTTCCCAGTCTGTATAGGTTTGCTGAAGTATACTTTCAAAACAGTCTTTGAAAAAAAGAGCGTTGTTATAATGTGCAATAAGAATAGAAAATTTCATTAATGTTCCTTGAATATTAAATCCTGACGATTGATTACTGTTGTGTTAGCCGGAATATCTTTGTGAATGGTGCATCCTGCGCCGATAATACAGTTGTCTCCTATAGTAACTCCTTTTAAGACCGTTACATTGCTTCCAAGCCAGCAGTTGCTTCCAATTTTGATAGGAGCGGTGGTAAATTCAGATGAGAAGAGCTTAAATTCCGGGTGAGACTGGTAGGCATGGTTATGGTCATACAGCTTTACATTTTCCCCGAATAAAGTATTGTTGCCTATGGAAATGCTGTCCAGGCAGTTGATGGAACAGAAGTTATTCATGAAAAAGTTATTCCCTATTTCCAGTGTGGCATTTTTTTCTACAAGAATGTGTACATAGTTTCTAAAACTAACAGCACTCCCTATTGTAACCTTTTTTAGATTTTCATGCAGGACGATGTGATCACCAGTCCCAAGCTTTATCCCCTTAAAAGAAACATGAGGGTGTTTTTTGAGACGGGAAATCTGGTTCCTCCGTTGAATTTTTGCTAAAATTTCATCAAGCATATTTCAATTTATTTTTCACATTTGTAGTAGACAAAGATACTTCGTTTTGCATACATTATAATAATAAATCTTATTTTTGTGCCTTAAAATTAACACTTTATATGAAATAAAACGGGTCTTTCAGCTTGGATACGGCCACGTTTTAATAATACAAAGCATTTTGCAATTCTGTGAAGATAAGTCAGATTACATTTACCCGGTTTGTGGCCGCTATGGCTATTGTTATTTCCCATTTCAATAAAGATCTGTTTTTGTATAAGATAGATTATATTTCCAATCTTTTTCTGAGGGCGAATGTAGGGGTTAGCTATTTCTTTATCCTTTCAGGGTTTATAATGATCATCGCGTATCATAAAAAAGATAAAATTGACTACCTGGAATTCTATAAAAACAGGTTTGCAAGGATTTATCCACTGTATATGCTGGGCCTGGTACTGTATTTTATGACGAGGTATGAGATGTACGACTGGTATAAGCTGGTTTTATATGCATTGGGAGTTCAAAGCTGGATACCGGGAGAAGCCATGATCCTGAATTTTCCGGGATGGTCTATTTCTGTAGAATTTTTCTTTTATCTGCTCTTTCCTTTTTTATACAATTATTTTTACGCTAAGAAAAATAAAACGATCTGGGTGTTTGCGGTCGGGCTTTGGCTGATAACTCAGGTGTTTTCTAATTTATATCCGGTGTATGGAGCTTATGAAGGACCTCACACGAAAAGTCATGAATTCTTGTATTATTTTCCTTTCTGGCATCTGAATGAATTTCTGATCGGGAATCTGGCAGGGATCTATTTTGTAAGAAATTATAAGGAAAGGAATTATGACCGGCAGGTTCTTTTTCTCTTTTTCCTGATTCTTGCTGCATTGATGTTTGTTCCGCTTTTCTATCACAACGGTTTGATGGCGCTGCTTTTTGTTCCTGCCATTATGATGATCTCGGCCAATAATGGGAGAATAAGTAAATTCTTTTCACTAAAACCGCTGGAATATCTGGGAGAAATAAGTTATGGGATATACATCACTCATATTCCTGTTCTTTATCTGGTAAGGGAATTTTTACAATGGCAGCAATATACTTTTAATATTGATATTGTATTTCTCATTTACATTATTGTGATGCTGTTCAGTTCTGCTGTCTTTTATCAGTGTATTGAAAAGCCTATGCGTGATCTTTTAAGAAAAATACCTTTTGAAAAGCGCTTAAAATAAATGTCCGGCTATTGAACTCAATATTGAGTTCAATAGCCGGACCGTATACTCATCTTTACAATGGTATCAGGAGAATAAGTCTTTTCTGAAATTGATATTGTACAATCCGGAACGTATGCTCTGATAATCTGTGAAGAGATATTTTGTAATCATTCCCCATTTTTTCAACAGAGGAGCATTCGCAATCTGAAAACTTCGGTAGACTCTTTTAATGTGAAGCTTAACATCGTCAGGAATGGTATTTTCATTTTCCGCCCAATGGTTTACTTCCTTCCAAAGGACAACTCTTGTTGAGGCAGGTTTTACTTCTCTTGCATCTATTTTGGTAATTCTGTTATTTTCATGAACCCCTCTTACAGCAACAGCTTTGTCAAGAATTCCCGGATATAAATTCAGATAGTAGGAGAGTCTGAACAGGAATTCTGTATCCTGATGAAGTCTTAAATGGGTTTTGAAGAAATACTCCATATTTTTCAAGGAGCTTTTCCGGATGGTTAGGGCATCAATGCTGAAAAGCCCGAAGGTTCCTCTCATATTAAGCTGCCCCGGAAATACATCCTTTGGATCATGTTTCTTGTAAACGGTAGTGAGACGGTCGCCAAAGACCTTATAATACTGTTCTTTTGCTTTTTCAGAATAATAATGTACCCCTATTGCACCATACACACCGTCTACCTCTTTATTGGGAAAAAGTTCTTTTTCTGCATCAAAACGGTTGGGCATATAATAATCATCAGCATCAAGAAAAGCAATAAAATCTCCTTCCGATTTTTCCATCCCGAGATTCCTGCTGGCTCCGGCTCCGTGGTTTCCTTTATCCGGATGCTGATAGAGCTTCACTCTGTCATATTTTTCAGCAAGTTCACGGCATACCTGAAGCGCATTGTCCGGAGATTTATCTTCCACCAATACCACTTCATATACATCATCAAACTGAAGCGCAGATTCTACAGCCTGGGAAACATATTTCTCAGCATTGTAGACGGGAATAATTACAGAAATTTT of the Chryseobacterium aureum genome contains:
- a CDS encoding serine O-acetyltransferase → MADYSIIQKDFYRESGKWLSTFQIWKKCINPNLHFVYVLRMAQKYRKTPGMNTFWRIVLRHYQIKYGFQIYPETQIGEGFYLGHWGSLVINPQTIIGKNCNIAQGVTIGQQNRGKNEGSPVIGNEVWIGTNAVIVGAITIGNNVLIVPNSYVNFDVPSNSVVIGNPAKIIPTDNATREYINRKV
- a CDS encoding SulP family inorganic anion transporter, with amino-acid sequence MKKTSLIGGIKENFPSGLVVFLVALPLCLGIALASGAPPLSGIIAGIVGGLVVGTISNSNISVSGPAAGLTAIVLTAITDLGAFELFLCAGIIAGLIQLVLGFVRAGSISNYFPNNVIEGMLAAIGIIIILKQIPHALGFDKDYEGHESIFDNGLNFGYFTELLGAIHPGAIVITLISVAILIAWDKIHVLKRMKMLPGALVAVMVSILVNQLFKMSGSALAIQTQHLVSLPVPQTLDDFKNLITTPDLNGFTNLKVWIVGATIAIVASIETLLCIEASDRLDRQRRITDTNLELKAQGIGNLISSFIGGLPMTSVVVRSSANANAGATSKLSTIIHGVFLLICVLSIPVVLNLIPLATLAAVLILVGYKLAKPATFKHFWHLGKFQFIPFAATVAAVVATDLLKGVGIGLAISIFYILQGNMKRAYYLSRERLDDADGINIKLAEEVSFLNKAAIKKTLKNIKPNSTVIIDARNTSYIATDVLEMIQDFANIRAKEQDISVELLGFKTSYRDYERSEDSHILVTHKRAM
- a CDS encoding phosphopantetheine-binding protein, whose amino-acid sequence is MKTSVFLEKLQEELEEDNTLTTETNLKALESYDSISLLSVIAFVDENFNKKVDTKHFKDIETVSDLMNVIGKENFED
- a CDS encoding IS3 family transposase (programmed frameshift) — translated: MKQGRKIYDPAFKKQAVQLSYERSNISELARELGIEVTMLYKWRKDYQEFGEKSFPGKGNLKQTPEQEKIHELEKRLRDAELERDILKKGNRHFFQERSMKYEFIKNHESLFPIEKMCSVLKVSYSSYYKWKARPLSNRERRKREIKKQITSIYFASKQRYGSPRITVELDSSGFKTSRITVAKYMKELGLRSKLSRKFRVTTDSKHNYLIAENILNRNFLVGSPSQAWVSDITYLQTKDGFLYLTAIIDLFDRKVIGWSLSTGMSTTETSLAAWKMAVKNRKADSKLIFHSDRGVQYASKKFTNTLAFYGVKRSMSRKGNCWDNAVAESFFKSLKTELIYGNKLITREQMELEIFEYIEIWYNKKRRHSTLNYQTIEEFNNQNKIYKNVA
- a CDS encoding 3-oxoacyl-ACP synthase III family protein, which produces MMKISKIEYYLPQQVLTNEDLEKLFPEWSSERIQEKVGISQRHISSDNETVLDMAVQSSEKIFENYDRNKIDFILFCTQSPEYFLPTTACILQDRLGLRKNIGAIDFNLGCSGFVYGLAFAKGLISAGIAKSILLITSETYSKHIHPDDKGNRSIFGDASASAIIEKSEGNDYQFCLGTDGSGAENLMVKQGAFKKDFELNPEHEFSPENIYMNGPEIFNFTIENIPGLVKETLEVNGMTMDDIDHFVFHQANSFMLNYLRKKTKIPAEKFYIDMENTGNTVSATIPIALKNMMDTGMLKAGDKVLMAGFGVGYSWGATIMEI
- a CDS encoding glycosyltransferase — protein: MKKKKLLIRIGSLRHGGAEKVLINFLKNLPSDKYEVDLLVNLYSGLYLKEVPSWVTLYYLTKGEMITTNRPQDIPVKAYRVLYQKMFLWFPSLLYKFVLKNKKYDVEIAAIHAMHQEILSSPQKDSKKIIWVQNDIFNLKEYTPEVIRQFFKFDKILVISNKLQEGMHKLAKNEAEKASVIKIFNPIDRNDTLRKADIDVNDYPFKNDLPTFVTVGTVYPQKGYDRLLNVHKKLIDEGLKHQLLIIGDGYDFDTIQNQLHTLGLQDTAKMLGFSSNPYPYMKKADFYIMSSRHEGFPTIIAEALILNKPISATDISGIRDLLQDGKLGNITENSEEGIYEGMKKFLTDKNITEEYKKQISQTELPFVLEKSVEHLQKIIDEV
- a CDS encoding acyltransferase gives rise to the protein MIFIFRIFLKIDALYHSFLNKCSLEAAKYRGMKVGKNFNMPDKVYFGTEPYLIEIGDNVNIAGDVRFVNHGGTTTLLRKLPGYEDARILGRIKIGNNCTIGLNAVIMQDVQIGDNCILGANSVLSQSMPPNTVFIGNPAQFLCTIEDYGDIVLKNNPEYPRELEKDRKKLDAYIKENLPHKYKKARKIK
- a CDS encoding carbonic anhydrase, with the protein product MSQSYEVIFENNKKWVASKVAEDPNFFQELAKTQHPEFLYIGCSDSRATAEELMGAKPGEVFVHRNIANVVNTLDMSSTAVIQYAVEHLKVNHIIVCGHYNCGGVKAAMTPQDLGLLNPWLRNIRDVYRLHQAELDSIQDENQRYDRLVELNVQEQCINVIKMACVQERYILEERPIVHGWVFDLRTGKIIDLEIDFEKILKDIQKIYNLTGSDWVMSRKTK